A single genomic interval of Trichocoleus sp. harbors:
- a CDS encoding photosystem II q(b) protein, producing MTTTLQRRESANLWAQFCNWVTSTDNRLYIGWFGVLMIPTLLAATTC from the coding sequence ATGACAACGACCCTACAACGGCGCGAAAGCGCAAACCTGTGGGCGCAGTTCTGCAACTGGGTCACCTCCACCGACAACCGCCTCTACATTGGCTGGTTCGGCGTGCTGATGATCCCCACCCTGCTGGCTGCCACCACCTGC